One Sphingomicrobium marinum genomic window carries:
- a CDS encoding TIGR00341 family protein, translating to MSADAPTAEPAATDPEKLRIRDRETLKLFAAARQWWRRTFVATVDQLDVIRRTKEECELVGRYVFMTSMSAGIAVLGLIIPSTAVVIGAMLLSPLMGPIIGAGFAIAIWDVKWLRESGRTLFVGVIAAILISALITWMSPIQTITPEIAGRTRPSLLDLGVALFSALAGAYAMIRGRGGTIVGVAIAVALMPPLAVVGFGLATLNWPVFGGALMLFITNLVTITAGAAVMARLYGFRTNLSKKRSQWQSFGILFVLILLAIPLTISLLGIARETRTTTLARNSITSEFRSVGGYLAEFNVDMSADPIAVTAVVNTPRFSANAERIVEERVSASIGEPVDLTLNQLIVANAADAQAEQLAAARNREAAEAAEQRIVSLRRDLSLVTGREANEITIDRDNRRALARARIIDGASLGAYRELERRVAATAPDWDVQVVPPLRPIPPISWNDDGVLDAEAVRLAAWAAARRDNGITLTGPSEQVERARTAMVAAGAENVRTVEDDGDTIRVTWNALEN from the coding sequence ATGAGCGCTGATGCACCCACGGCCGAACCGGCGGCGACCGATCCGGAAAAGCTGCGTATTCGCGACCGCGAAACGTTGAAACTGTTCGCCGCAGCGCGCCAATGGTGGCGGCGGACCTTCGTCGCCACTGTCGACCAGCTCGACGTCATCCGCCGGACCAAGGAAGAATGCGAGCTAGTCGGGCGCTATGTCTTCATGACCAGCATGTCGGCGGGGATCGCGGTACTCGGCCTGATCATTCCCTCGACGGCCGTCGTCATCGGCGCGATGTTGTTGTCGCCGCTGATGGGTCCGATCATCGGTGCCGGCTTCGCGATTGCCATCTGGGACGTCAAATGGCTGCGCGAAAGCGGCAGGACGTTGTTTGTCGGCGTGATTGCCGCGATCCTCATTTCCGCGCTGATTACCTGGATGAGTCCGATCCAGACCATCACCCCCGAAATTGCCGGCCGCACCAGGCCCAGTCTGCTCGATCTGGGCGTCGCGCTGTTTTCGGCGCTGGCCGGTGCCTACGCGATGATCCGCGGGCGCGGCGGCACGATCGTCGGCGTTGCTATCGCGGTGGCCTTGATGCCGCCCCTCGCCGTCGTCGGCTTCGGGCTTGCCACCTTGAACTGGCCAGTCTTTGGCGGCGCACTGATGCTGTTCATCACCAACCTGGTGACCATAACGGCCGGCGCTGCCGTGATGGCGCGTCTTTACGGGTTCCGCACGAACCTGTCGAAAAAGCGCAGCCAATGGCAGTCGTTTGGCATCCTGTTTGTCCTGATCCTGCTCGCCATTCCGCTCACGATATCGCTCCTCGGCATCGCCCGCGAGACCCGCACGACCACGCTGGCGCGCAACAGCATCACGAGCGAGTTTCGCAGTGTCGGCGGCTATCTCGCGGAATTCAATGTCGACATGTCCGCAGACCCGATTGCCGTGACCGCCGTCGTCAACACGCCGCGCTTCAGCGCAAATGCCGAGCGCATAGTGGAAGAACGGGTGTCGGCGTCGATCGGAGAGCCGGTCGACCTGACCTTGAACCAGCTGATCGTCGCCAACGCTGCAGACGCGCAGGCCGAGCAGCTCGCCGCGGCGCGTAACCGCGAGGCCGCGGAGGCCGCCGAGCAGCGCATCGTCAGCCTGCGCCGCGACCTGTCACTGGTCACGGGGCGCGAAGCAAACGAGATCACGATCGACCGCGACAACCGCCGCGCTCTTGCACGCGCGCGCATCATCGATGGCGCGTCGTTGGGCGCTTACCGCGAACTCGAGCGCCGCGTCGCAGCGACCGCGCCCGATTGGGATGTCCAGGTCGTGCCGCCGCTGCGTCCGATCCCGCCGATCAGCTGGAATGACGACGGCGTGCTCGATGCGGAGGCGGTAAGGCTGGCGGCGTGGGCAGCGGCGCGGCGCGACAATGGCATCACGCTGACCGGCCCCTCCGAGCAAGTAGAGAGAGCGCGCACCGCCATGGTAGCGGCGGGCGCCGAGAATGTGCGCACCGTGGAGGATGACGGTGACACCATCCGTGTCACCTGGAACGCGCTGGAAAACTAG
- a CDS encoding autotransporter domain-containing protein has translation MKTKLLATTIIAAAAIAATPAQAQRVDRVIAFGDSYADDGNLFELIGVDPITTGAYTTGRFSGGSNYIDTLSALLDVPVDNYAIGGARAVGGNTNSGGLPPSSGGIPGFPSEVGIFLSGGGGAFPTSSGTFGPNDLVAINIGGNDARFYQLNGGTVAGATVAAQASAAAANAGVGALVNAGARNISWLYGDSGTLPESDLVGGTAVRSAFSAAYNAATLPYLGTLASQGVMVHALDIGLVGANVNANLSEFGFIGEACPADTSCIVDQQLANQYLFYFDQLHLTSAGFAVLGEYVAAQLSAPLTLSASSELAMADARGLGLAMKNRMDTPSPRDGETADGLTFWVGGDAFSTSREMTMDTDPLKIQGFGVGGGLEYGFGTGKIGLMGRYGVPDSEYTGPSGAEAELTSISGGIYGVYSLGPVFLQAYGGIGTADHDLMRAGIIQSLGRTAETDGDHIVAGGKVGYLFGTGGIRVGPVAAIDYARVDVDGYTESGDPALNLIVDDISYSSTRGLLGLEIRGDAGMGEAILRPHGMIGIEAELNSDDRNFTFSQTSSPGIVNSWMVEGDDGDPYGRLAVGLTAGLSSAIHIDASLSTTISKNNGEESSAALSLSIGF, from the coding sequence ATGAAGACCAAGCTTCTAGCCACCACGATCATCGCGGCTGCCGCGATTGCCGCCACGCCAGCACAGGCCCAGCGCGTCGATCGCGTCATAGCCTTCGGCGACAGCTATGCCGACGACGGCAACCTGTTCGAACTGATCGGGGTCGACCCGATTACGACAGGTGCCTACACGACGGGTCGCTTCTCGGGCGGCTCCAACTATATCGACACGCTTTCGGCGCTGCTCGACGTGCCGGTGGATAACTATGCGATCGGCGGCGCGCGCGCTGTCGGCGGCAACACCAACTCGGGCGGCCTGCCCCCGTCCTCGGGCGGCATTCCGGGTTTCCCCAGTGAAGTCGGCATCTTCCTTTCTGGCGGCGGCGGTGCCTTCCCGACCAGTTCGGGTACCTTCGGTCCAAATGACCTCGTCGCCATAAACATCGGCGGCAACGATGCACGCTTCTACCAGCTTAACGGCGGCACGGTCGCCGGTGCCACGGTCGCGGCGCAGGCCTCGGCCGCAGCCGCCAATGCTGGCGTCGGCGCGCTCGTAAACGCCGGCGCGCGCAATATCAGCTGGCTTTACGGCGACAGCGGCACGCTGCCCGAAAGCGACCTTGTCGGCGGCACTGCGGTGCGCTCGGCCTTTTCGGCGGCCTATAACGCAGCGACCCTGCCCTATCTCGGCACGTTGGCCAGCCAGGGCGTCATGGTCCATGCGCTCGACATCGGGCTGGTGGGCGCAAACGTGAACGCCAATCTCTCCGAATTCGGTTTCATCGGCGAAGCCTGCCCCGCCGACACCAGCTGCATTGTCGACCAGCAGCTTGCCAATCAGTATCTGTTCTATTTCGATCAGCTGCACCTGACGTCTGCCGGCTTCGCAGTGCTCGGCGAATATGTCGCCGCGCAACTCAGCGCCCCGCTGACCCTTTCGGCATCGTCCGAACTGGCGATGGCCGATGCGCGCGGCCTTGGCCTTGCCATGAAGAACCGCATGGACACGCCCAGCCCGCGTGACGGTGAAACCGCCGACGGCCTCACCTTCTGGGTTGGCGGCGACGCATTCTCGACGTCGCGCGAAATGACGATGGATACCGACCCGCTCAAGATTCAGGGCTTCGGCGTTGGTGGTGGCCTCGAATATGGCTTCGGCACCGGCAAGATCGGCCTCATGGGTCGCTACGGCGTCCCCGACAGCGAATATACCGGCCCGAGCGGCGCGGAAGCCGAACTGACCAGCATTTCGGGTGGCATTTACGGCGTCTATTCGCTCGGCCCGGTGTTCCTCCAGGCTTATGGCGGCATCGGGACCGCCGATCATGACCTGATGCGCGCGGGTATCATCCAGAGCCTTGGCCGCACGGCGGAAACCGACGGCGATCATATCGTCGCAGGGGGCAAGGTCGGCTACCTCTTCGGGACCGGCGGCATCCGCGTCGGACCGGTCGCGGCGATCGATTATGCTCGCGTCGACGTCGACGGTTATACCGAAAGCGGCGACCCGGCGCTCAACCTGATCGTCGATGACATCAGCTACAGCTCGACCCGCGGCCTGCTGGGCCTCGAGATTCGCGGCGATGCCGGCATGGGCGAAGCGATCCTGCGCCCGCACGGCATGATCGGCATCGAAGCGGAGCTCAACAGCGATGATCGCAACTTCACCTTCTCGCAAACGTCGAGCCCCGGCATCGTCAACAGCTGGATGGTGGAGGGCGACGATGGCGATCCCTACGGCCGCCTCGCCGTCGGTCTGACCGCCGGCCTGTCGAGCGCGATCCATATCGATGCCTCGCTGTCGACGACCATCAGCAAGAATAATGGGGAAGAATCGAGCGCGGCACTCTCGCTCTCGATCGGTTTCTAA